ctttagtagtttatattttgaataattagctactcttggtgctgttgtagatgagtttgcatgttgaattcttagagttctaaatAGTTTGATTGCTTGCTATGGCctatatgtatccctatgagcagttgctatcaattttgtaaAGTTTTGTTGAAAAATTTTGTCACTCAAAATTTTTCAGAAAATTATACGCgaacatgatgaacctatttggaagaAACTCTTCAAGGAGGAGATCCACTGATTATGTCCCACTACTCAATTTTGCCAGTAGAAATTTAAACTGCTCAAAAGTGACATCGCTTCATTAGGTACATGCTCTTAAATGACACGTGACACCATTACTGTCACCTCAAATCTTGTTTAATGTGTTATAATGACTAAAATACCTATGGATCAACATGTAAGCTCTCCCTTTATCTCACTACAACAAAAGTATGGGTCCCACTTGATCCCAACAGCCTTCTTATTTTTCTtaaaattattcgcttgcttACTTCTAACAAGTGGAGCTACACTTACCATGTGAGATAGAGAGCTAACATGTGGGACTAAGGgtatttttgtcatataacatggtcaacaGGTTTGACTTGATAATAACGATGTCTAATGTCATTTTTGAGCAATCGTCTCATGGAGttatggcattttttagatatctaataaCATTTTTAGCAAGCATCTCCTAGAACGATGACATTTTTGAGCCGTTGTAACTTGTAATGGTAAAATCGAGTAGTGACCATAAATGATAAAAACCTAAAAATAtattccctccgttcctaaatataagattTTTTAGGGATTTCAATAAGAACTATATACGGAGTGAGGCGTTTTGGCTTCCAGGCTCACCTGCACCCGTGTTGAGTAAAAAAGTCAAAACAAATACTAAAAAGATTCTAAAATTTCTAATTTTTTTGGCATGATAGGTAATCTGGTGCTTGATGTCCGTCCCAAATTTCAAATCATTTGGACATCTAAGTAGCTCTTGGCAAAAAGACGAATTTGGGGTCCGTTAAATAGTGTACTGTTCATATACTCTGAcccaatttgtcttttttgctaaGAGCTACTCAAATGTCCAAATGATCTGAAATTTGGAGCGCACCTCACACACCAAATTATCTACCTTCCATAAAAAAGTtggatttttttaattttttataaATTGTTTCTTGACCGGGTGCAGATGTGTCCGGGCTCAGAATTGGATATTCCATATATATATAGATGTATATGTACATAATTTAGAGGGtaattcactcattttgcttggTATGTAATCTGCATTGAAATCTCTAAAACTTATAAACTTATAGTACACACGTGTTAATCTCTCCCTTCCCGGCACCCATTCGGCCACCTAGACGCCCCCACAACCGGAAACAACGCAAGGGACCTGTTTCATTTGCCTTTGGTCTTGTGATGAGATGATGATGGGAACGGAGCAGCCGCGGCCGCGAGGCGTAGCCATAGATTTCCTCGCAGCACGACATGCTGCTCCTCATCCACCATGCCATCCGACTCCGAGCCTCCCTCCCTGTCCGTACCCACCCGTAGCCCGGTAAACATAAGTCGCCGCCAGCCCCAGCCCCAAATCCGAATCTTCCCTTGCAACAATCATCCGTAAGGCCGTCATCGCCTTCCGCCCCGCGGCCGCGGGGAGACGCGATGCAGGGACTCCACCGCCGCTACCGATGGATCAAGGAGTGGTTTGTCTCCCAACCCCTACCACCCCTCGAATTCCACTCCGCTTCGTGTGGTTTGGATCTGAACTATTTGCGCCGCGTCCTTCTCCTAGGGTTCCGCAGGACCTCGTCATCGCCGGCGGCCCGTGCGCGCTTTACAAGTGGGTGCGAGGTACGTCGCCTTCTTCTTGTTGCTGTAAATTCTTACTTTGACTTACTGTTGTGTCACGGCTCCATCACTTGTTGCTTAGTGTCATCGTGCCTGCAATTGCTGCTTGACATGATCTTTCTTTGGTTGTTATTGTGGTTTCCGTTGCTTAAATTCCACCGGGTGTTTATTAGATAGAGGCTTTGGTTTCATTAGTCACAGGTGCAAGCTAGCCTAACTTTCGAGAAAGCTTAAGGTTGGGCCATTACAACCTAACACCACTCCAGCAAGATAGCAACTAACGACTGCTAGAGGCAAGTATAGCATACACACTACCAGAAATGCAACTGGCCTAAATGCTTATCATCTTCCGATGGCTGACCAGTGGAAATGTTTGTCATGATTCGTGAACACGGCCCAACAATGGTGCAGCCACACACCACTGTTGAAGCCATCCTTGCAGCACTGGGGCATTGCCTCCCCCTCTGTGTAGGCCAGATCCGGCGTGTCCCACACAATGAGAAGTTAGCCCTGGAGGCCTAACAAGAGCACACAGGATGCCCTGCCCGTGCTGAAAAGACGGCCACTCATCCACTAATGTCGATGCCCTGCATGTTGTACTGCCACACGTTGCACTGACCCGATCCTTTCTTGTGTGGCCACATATCCATCTCAACATGTGCATCTCTGCTACACCTAACTTTGGACATGTTGCCCTTTAGTTGGCCAACATTCAGCGCCATACAACATCTCAGGTCGAATCGCCGTTCTATAGACCTGCCTTTTAACTTTTGTGGCACTCTTGTCACAGAGAACGCCAGAAGCTTGGTGCCACTTAATCTATCAAGCTTTGATTCGATGGCTCATATCTTCATCGATATCATCATCCTTctgcagcattgaccccaaatattgaaaggtgtccttctgaggTACCAGCTGCCCAGCAAGGCTCCTCGtgcctagtagtactgaaactgCACCTCATGTACTTGGTTTTAGTTCTTCTAAGCCTAAAAACATTAGTTTCCAATGTCTCTCTCCACAACTCTAACCTTGTAATTCTCTACATTATTGAAATATCATTACGACAAGCATATGTTGTACCAATTGCATCAAGTAGTAGTCTGCTCTTTTTCTGATTTAGTCTACTGCAAACATTCTACAATTGGAGATTGACATGGGGATTGTGAAGTTTCTGTTTAATCTGTACAGACTTGAGAACCAATAAACCCATTAATCTAGTGATGAGTTCTCGCAAAGCAAATAGCAGAATTTGAGATTTCATATGTAGATTGTGATCAACATGTCAAAAGATTTATGTTAAATTTCAAGTGTTTGGTGTGGACAATGTTGCACTCTTTTACACCTGTTCTTTGTTTACAACTTCCGAACAATTTAGGAGTTACATGCAATGTACCAATAAACCATTAGTCTAGTGATGCGTTCTCTCAAAGCAAATAGCAGAAGTTGAGATTTCAGATGGAGATTGCGATGAACATGTCAAAGGATATATGTTAAATTACAAGGGTTTAGTGTGGGCAATTGTTGTGAACCTTGATTCACAAGGGGTTAACTACCGTGCTGAAGATAGCCAGACGTCGTGGGATTGGGTAATAGGTTGAGACAAGATAATAATTCTAGAGATTAGATTGATTGTTCTTCCTTGCCTCAAACGTGGATGCATGCCATCCTTATATAACGGATGCTCAGGTCCTTGACCTCTCCTAATAAGGCTTAAAATTTTCCTTATACGATTGGACTCTTTCCTAATCCTATACTTTCCTAGTGTACTCTTAGGATACTTCACTCTCATGGACTCCTTCCACGCTGGTACTCTTGCCTTGATACTGTGAACCCTTCGTCCGCAACATTACACCCCTCCTGGACAAGCAGCTTGTCCTCAAGCTGCTTGTTGGTGGTCAGGGCTGAATTCCTTCATAGCCCCGCATCAATGTGATAGTGATACTGTGACTGCAGCTCTACGTTTTGCCAGACCTCTTGCCTAATTCTCTCAGGTACAACTTGTATATCTCTAGGTCACCCTGATACTTCTGTCTGAGATCCTCTCCAGGAAATTTGGAACGTCCCTTATTATGTCGCTGACATTCAGTTGGCAATAGAATTCTTTCCATGTCCTGTTGGTCACATATTCCTTTGACACCCCCTTGGTCACGTTCTTCTGGTGGACGCCATACAAACCAACCTAGGCTATTTTCTGTTTTATGGAAAATGCAACAGCTGGAGCCAATACGAATCCCATTTGATTTGTTCTCATGCATGCATAATAATTCTCGTGCTTTTCTTTCCAATCTGAAATATAACTTCTACATATTCTATGCACCAAATTATCTCTTCCTGTATGCACTCATGCACACAGAACTAAACATTTGCTTGAACCAACGTCCACACATGAATGATGGCCCAGATCAATTTCGTGGACAACTCCAATGCTAGGTCCATGCTCAGCAATTGACCCTTTTCTAGCCTGCCTCAACCGTTCCACTGAAGATGATTTTGGATGGCCCAGATCAATTTCGTGGACAACTCCAATGCTAGGTCCATGCTCAGCAATTGACCCTTTTCTAGCCTGCCTCAACCGTTCCACTGAAGATGATTTTGTTGATGCTGTTATGCATGGTTGTGTCGGCACTGTCGCTAGCAATGCTGCTGTGCCTGGTTGCTCCTCTATCTGCATCTGTAGCTTCTGCATCCGGATGTCTCGTAACTGCTGCTTGCTGCTTCTTCGTGCGCCTCTACAGCTTCTTGCAAACCGCCGTTGCTACGCCGACTTCAGGCTGCAGTGATGATATTGCTGCCATGCTCGCCATGTTTGTCGCTGAAGCCATTGCTGCCCTCCTTTACTTTGCTGCCTTGATCTCAAGCATATACGAATCTTGAATTTGTCAAAGATAGATTGGATTGAGGCGTTGAACTCTTCCATGAAAGAGTCGGCATTGAAAGCCATGGTGGCTGTCTCTGATACCAAATGATGTCAACCTTGATTTGCAACGGGATAACTACCGTGCTGAAGATCGCCAGACGGTGTGGCTGTGAGGAGGGATTGGGTAGACATATGTTGAGACAAGAGAATAACTGGGAGAGATTAGATTGATTGTTCTTGCTTGCCTCAAACATGGATATGTGTCATCCTTATATAACGGATGATCAAGCCTTTGACCTCTCCTAACACGATTAGACATAGATCTTTCCTTATGCAATTGCACTCTTTCCTGCCCCTATGCTCTCCCAATGGACTCTACTTCCTCCGTCCGGGTTTATACTTTACTAGTGGACCCGTTGCGCCAAATGGCGTAACGCCAAATGGCGTAGAGGCACGCTAAATCCATGTACGCGATGAAAAAATAATCCATGGTTTAATCCCCTTGAATAGGAAACATGGTGGATTGTTGTCTACAGTGAGATGTATATACATATTCTAATTTGATAGCACGAAATACTTGCTACCATGTTCGCAAAGACCCAATTGAAATCATGTAGCATTGAAAACATTTGCATTTTCCAGTGTCCTTGTATTTGAGCAAAAAATACATAGGATTTTGTTTAAAAATCTATGTACCTTGAAAAGCATGAGTGctttcaaaatattttcattAGTTAGGAGCTTTTGGTTTGAGCAAACATGTATGATTGGAGCTTTAGCTCTTGTGTATAAAAATAATGAAGGAGCATCAAACATTGAATAGCAGATGAACAATAGTTCGAAACGTCTCCATAATAGCAATAGCTATCTTCTATGACATTTGTTTTATAACTATCAAACCTAAAACATCATTTCTATTGAATCCACATAACAAGTGTTTATGGTAAGCAACACCATCACATAGATTAAGGGAAAAAGGGATTAATCAATAGTTCAACCCTAAAGCATCGACCACTTAGCAAGAGGCAATGTGTCAAAGTCTCTTGTGGTACATATCCTGAAGCCTTGCAGTGCTTCATGGTCAGCAATGCATCATTATACACACATCTTCGCTCCAACTGATACATGCACCTCAAACAACATGATGGTGTTTTTACCTGATAAAATAGATAGTGATACAAATTTATTTACCAGGTGCAAATTGTACCATCGACTTGTATGAAAACAAAAATTCAGTAAGATCACTATCCGACTATTTTTACAACAAGAACCAAAACTGAATCGAGAAAACAAATGTTGTTTTCCCCTGTAATCGAATTCTTAGAACCCTTGGTATATTGCTATCTCTGTCGGATCTAAATTTACGCTCGCAACGTCATTTTGTGAAATAAAAAACTGATTGGATGCATCCTAGGTGCATAACATGATGTATGAAAACAATTGTATTCAAAGCATATGAACCAACTTCAACCATTCAACAAACTGTTGCCGCCATATTCTTAACTTAATCAAGTAAAGTGGCTGCATAGAGCTAAAATCCCAAAATAATCACATGCTCAGGTAAAAGAAAAACTATGAGGCTGCAGAAGATGGATGGGGCATCGTCTCCTCATGCCTCGTTGCCTGAGAAGAATTAAAAAGGGAATTGATAGCAGTTTTAATTAAGCAGGGCATAAATGGGTCGGTGTGTTCACATGCAAGCAATTGTAGTAATTAGCAGGAAAATCAAGCTAAATGTTAAAACAGAGCATGCCAATGTCAAGGACCAATGGATTAATAGCATAAAAAGCGAATGATGGTGAAACAGAGATGAATCCTGACTGTAGAATGAACAATGGGATAAGCTCACCTTGCACAACAAACGACCAACTTTAAGAAAAAAGATGAGGCTATCGAGCAAGATCTGCTAGGGAAATTTTGGTTTAGATATGTACCATCTCGAACATAGCAATATTTGCTGAAGACCACTGAAAGTAAGGTTTTAAGAACATAGCATGAAATGATGTGTTCGTCAGAGTACTCTGCCAAAAAGAAAAACCTAACCTGTAGCTCACTTCTTGGTCTAGCTCAGTAATCATTCAAAACAGTATATACACATACAAATTGGATAATTTTACCTCGCCAAGAGAAACATACAAACAGTCTTATTTGACCACATCAAGATCATTGCAGTTGTATTCGCTGCTTTGCTTTGTTAGAAACTGAACCTGGCTGGCAAAACAAAAAATTAGACAATTTTACCTCGCTGAAAGAAAATCCAAAATATATAGAAAACTCTAAATATGCTAATGTTAAGTGGAAAAAAATATGTTGATCCAACGATGACTTCTACTGGAAAACGCTACTTTATCTAAAATATATAGATTGCAGTGCTCAGAAAGTGCAAACAAACAGTAATTTGAGTAATCTATCTTGGCCTTCAGTTTATAGCATAATAAGGAATGAGAGATTTGACAAACTTTTACACATTGCTAAGGTAACTTGTCAAGTGAAAAAACAGGCTGCCATTGTTCAATGCTTGGAAACCACAGATGGTAAATATAAAACCAAACTTAGCAAATTATTTATGTGCACTAAAACCAAAGAAAACTAATGAACTCTCTCTTGGCTCATTATAAGTGAAGGTGAAGCGCAGTTTTGTGAGGTTAAGACTGGATATCAACAAAAGAAGGCGCAAAAAAGAACAAATAACATCAACCTCTTGGCTCAACTTATTCTAGCTAATTAGTAGGCTGAACAAACTCGTCTCCAAGCAATTTTTTTTACTGTATCCAACTAATATTATCTGTAATATACTACTTATCAGGAAAAAAATACATCTATGGACAATGCCATGAAAACGTCCAGCTACACCAATAAGTAATAATATTTCAATTTCCTCAAACAAGTTAAGTGCACGTGCTGTATTCCCCTGTCAGAAATATGAACACAAACAAATATGTCGTCATTGTAATGCAATTCAAGGACGTTTATGAATTGGACATGCAAACTTCATATAAAATATAGTTTTCTTACCTGGATAGACATGGCGCTGCGTTAGCTGAATCGAACTTGGGATTGCTAACTAATCTTGCTCCATATATCTGCAAGCGCCCATGCAGAAAAGAAGAATCTCCAATTTATGCTGATCTAATTCAATCTCCATACAAATCATAAACAAAATCAAATCAGGAAGGTGTCTTCACCTGGCGCTTGAATCGATCTGGCAGTGGTGGCACCATTTGTGGAGAGAAGAGACCGGGAGGTCAATGGCGAGCAAGGACGTGGCGGCAGCGATGACGCAGGacagcggcggcgcggggagaGGAGAAGCAAGCGCCGCTGCATCCTGTGCCTGGGAGCCGCCTTGTCCGGCCGGATGCGCTGCCTTCCCTGGCCACCCCATCGTGCCTCCGTGCGGCGTGACCTTCGCTCGTGCCCTTCCTCGATGCTGCATCGACCTCCGCCCCGGCTCCTTCCTCCACCGCCGCTATCTCTCTCTCCGTGCTTGGTTGCAGTCGGCGAGAAAGTGGAAGAGGAAGGTGAGGTCGAGGCGCACCATCTCAGATCTTGGTCCACCTTACCATGGCCGATTTGAGCTGGAGGACGGCGTCCAACGCGGCCGTTCCTCACCATGGACCAGCTcagcccccgccgccgccatcttACTCCCGGTGTGGGGTGGAGAGCCGGGAACGACGAGGGAGGCGTAAAAGAGAGGAGACGAGTGTGTGCGGCAGCGGAGGGGATTTTTCCACGCATTGCTAAGCTTTCGCGGCTGCAGAGCGCACGTCGCGCGCGGCGCGGGAGGAGACGCATAGGATTGGGCAGGCCTCTCCCTCCGATGGCAGTAGAGACGCAACAACCCCTCACGCAAACCCAAACGAGTCAACCCACAGAGGCATGGGACCAGCCGAAAATAAGGTCCACCGGGGATGGCCCACAGCACAGCATGCACGTCGCGGATTGACGGAAAGCTTTTCGCACGTTCCCATGTCGCAGGCCCTGCTCAGCACGCGCAACCAACCCCGTGACGCACGACCACCCCATCCCGCGAGGAGCAGCCAGCCAGTGTAGCTGACGAGCGGGACCAGGAGCAGCACCGGCCCGCCTGTCATCGCGAGGAGGGCGCCCAACACGGGTGTGCATGCGTCTGCGAATCCGTCCGCGTCCTCCCACGACGCACGCCGCGGTCAGCGCGCAGCAGCCCACGCGAGGCGCCAGGGGCGGTCCACCCGAGGATTTCTAACCCAGCCAATGGAAGAACCTGGCGAGCCCACCAGTCATCGTAGTCCACGATCGATCGCTGGGTCAAAATAGGCAGTAAAAAACGGGCGGCAGACAGAGGCGCGTTGACCCGACCAGCCTCGATCAAACGGTCAGAACGAGGCGAAATCGATGGATCGCTCGGGGGGGCGGGTCGTCCCGGATTCTTATAGGTTAGAATAGGTCTCAGGGGCCAAAATGGCAAGACCAAGGTGCAGCTGTAGTGAACTGCATGCACACGCCTTGGCTTAATTAATTGTGGCAATTTAATTGGCTGCATGCATGCCGTTAGCTGTAATAGGTTGCATGCTTGGCTGGCATATTGACTGGAGGAGCGCTTTTAGTGACTGCATGCTGCCAGTCGTAATTAACACAGCAAACTGGAGGGGAATCGAGTCGAAATACTTCCATTATAATTACTGCGGCCTTTTAAATTCAAACGGCTTACCGTGGCTCACAGGTCCTTCAATCCCGGGCGGAAGAAGTACTTTTCTGTCATGGACTCCTCCCATGCTTGCTTTATGTTGGTACTGTGGGCCCATGTCCACAACAAAAGTATTGCATTCCTTTTACACCTCTTCTTTGTGTACAACTTCAGACCAATTTAGAAATCAGGTGCAATGTAGCAATAAGGACAAACTAGTTGGATTTTCTTCTTGACATGTTTGCGTTTTAGTTTAGCATTCTCATTCAGCTAATATTTTTATCTTCATTCCCTCATAGAGGATAGGTTGGCTGCTCTTAAGTCCAAGGACAAGGAAGAAGGGGCATGCACTGCAAAGCCTGACCCTGCCACTGAGGTTCTTTTCTTATGCAGCTATGATGGCTGTGGGAAAACTTTTGTTGATGCAGGTGCTCTTAGGAAACATGCCCACGTGCATGGGGAGAGGCAGTATGTCTGTCACTACGAGGGATGTGGGAAGGTATTGTGTCATCCATATCTGTCTTGCCTACATCACAAAGCCATTTCCATATGGCAGTGACATTTTTTATACTGAGCTGCTTATCTAATTTTTTCTGCTGAATCCGTTTTGTAGAAATTTTTAGATAGCTCTAAGTTGAAGAGGCATTTTCTTATTCATACAGGCGAGAAGAACTTCGTCTGCCCTCATGAAGGTTGTGGCAAGGTTATTACCATGCTTTCTCCATGTACTTGTTATGCTTTTCTGTACAGAATTTGGTTTTTAGTCATATATAATTTGTACATTTGAACAAGTTACCAGAAATATTTAATTACGGAGAAATGTTATTTATGTTAATTAAATATAGAAAAGCTCCATCCTTGGTTTCTGTTTTAGTTCTATTTCTTATCCTAGGGCTTTGGCATTTCAATCATTCTGTTGGTTGCATTTGGATGATGTTTTTGATTTGTATCCAGCAAGCACATTTTTATGTACATCATATGAATTTCACATGCACACGAGAGAGAAATCACTACCTGGACATGAACCCGCTGCAGTATTGTCTGCAATCCAAGAACTCTCCATGTCAAGGGATTATAGttttaaaaaattcaaataatGGTGTACACAAATGTTAACATGCTCATTCTGGAGTGGCAGTCACCAGCAAGAGACTTCTTCACGTATTTTTGAGAAATTATGTTAGCTTAGTAGGATGCACCGGGTGGGCTTTACTTTGTAACTGATGGAATAAGTGCAACGCAGCAAATTGGTATTCCCTCATCATAGTTGTGGATTTGGGAACTCATGGATTTAATCTGCTTTTATTCCTGGTTATTGCAGGCTTTCTCATTGGATTTTAATTTGAAGGCACACATGAAAACCCATTTTGCGGATAACTATCATATGTGTCCATACCCAGAATGTGGTCGAAGATTTACACAGGAATCTAAACTAAGGGCTCATTTCAGGGCACAGCATGAGAAGGTAAGATGTATAGAGATATTTGTCAGTTGCAACTTGTCGCATAACCTATACTCACAAGACTAGACAGTCTGGTGCACAGAATCCAGGTGGGCCTGTAATGAACCGCAATGCACTAGGAGATCACCCTCATAACACAGCGAAATCTCTGGTAACACCACCAGTTCCATCAGCTGATCGTCCGTATGTCTGCCCTTACGATGGGTGTGCCAAGGCATACATTCACGAGTACAAACTTAACCTCCATTTGAAGAAAGAGCACCCCAACCACTATTCAGATGCTGGTGCTCAAGCTGGTCCGTCGAGGGGCACAGTATCGAAGAATTCCCGTAGAAGCAAGCCAAACCTCACAACCAGCATGCCACTCGCCAAGATCTCTAAGCGCAGCGGTTATACGGTGCCATCTCCAGCTGTCAGTATCCCTGAGGAGCATCAGTGGCCAAGGAAGGTGTTGTACGAAGATGATAGTGAGGAGACCGAGGAAGAGGGAGATAACCTTGAGGAGGGGGGATTGAGATACAGAGCTGCTAGCGACGGCGATGACGATGAGGAGACGGAGGAAGAAGAATGAGAGCTATGGGTTGCTGTGCACATAGTTTATGATCACCGGACTGGATTATAGTTCTGCATACATGTAACAATACATATTAAGGGTGGCTAGTTAGGCAGAAACTTGTGGGCTGCATGTAGGTGTCTCAATTTAAGGCTATTAATTAACTTATTAAGAAGGGTAATAGATCATCACGCTTCCGTGCTGAGAATCTAACTGTTGATGCCTCACACGTGTTGACAATGCGGCTATCAGAGGTA
The sequence above is a segment of the Aegilops tauschii subsp. strangulata cultivar AL8/78 chromosome 6, Aet v6.0, whole genome shotgun sequence genome. Coding sequences within it:
- the LOC109734637 gene encoding zinc finger transcription factor YY1 isoform X3; this translates as MQGLHRRYRWIKEWVPQDLVIAGGPCALYKWVREDRLAALKSKDKEEGACTAKPDPATEVLFLCSYDGCGKTFVDAGALRKHAHVHGERQYVCHYEGCGKARRTSSALMKAFSLDFNLKAHMKTHFADNYHMCPYPECGRRFTQESKLRAHFRAQHEKSGAQNPGGPVMNRNALGDHPHNTAKSLVTPPVPSADRPYVCPYDGCAKAYIHEYKLNLHLKKEHPNHYSDAGAQAGPSRGTVSKNSRRSKPNLTTSMPLAKISKRSGYTVPSPAVSIPEEHQWPRKVLYEDDSEETEEEGDNLEEGGLRYRAASDGDDDEETEEEE
- the LOC109734637 gene encoding zinc finger transcription factor YY1 isoform X1, encoding MQGLHRRYRWIKEWVPQDLVIAGGPCALYKWVREDRLAALKSKDKEEGACTAKPDPATEVLFLCSYDGCGKTFVDAGALRKHAHVHGERQYVCHYEGCGKKFLDSSKLKRHFLIHTGEKNFVCPHEGCGKAFSLDFNLKAHMKTHFADNYHMCPYPECGRRFTQESKLRAHFRAQHEKSGAQNPGGPVMNRNALGDHPHNTAKSLVTPPVPSADRPYVCPYDGCAKAYIHEYKLNLHLKKEHPNHYSDAGAQAGPSRGTVSKNSRRSKPNLTTSMPLAKISKRSGYTVPSPAVSIPEEHQWPRKVLYEDDSEETEEEGDNLEEGGLRYRAASDGDDDEETEEEE
- the LOC109734637 gene encoding zinc finger transcription factor YY1 isoform X2; the encoded protein is MQGLHRRYRWIKEWVPQDLVIAGGPCALYKWVREDRLAALKSKDKEEGACTAKPDPATEVLFLCSYDGCGKTFVDAGALRKHAHVHGERQYVCHYEGCGKKFLDSSKLKRHFLIHTGEKNFVCPHEGCGKAFSLDFNLKAHMKTHFADNYHMCPYPECGRRFTQESKLRAHFRAQHEKNPGGPVMNRNALGDHPHNTAKSLVTPPVPSADRPYVCPYDGCAKAYIHEYKLNLHLKKEHPNHYSDAGAQAGPSRGTVSKNSRRSKPNLTTSMPLAKISKRSGYTVPSPAVSIPEEHQWPRKVLYEDDSEETEEEGDNLEEGGLRYRAASDGDDDEETEEEE